One Diadema setosum chromosome 8, eeDiaSeto1, whole genome shotgun sequence genomic window carries:
- the LOC140232234 gene encoding LOW QUALITY PROTEIN: cytochrome P450 1A1-like (The sequence of the model RefSeq protein was modified relative to this genomic sequence to represent the inferred CDS: deleted 1 base in 1 codon), whose translation MFESTSVTDNARLLTRGKPLPGHRGVPLFGSMVSLGRAPLHITAMKMVNTYGSVFQIRLGNRPVVFLYGYNAIYKALVRQPVVFAGRPDLFSLSLYNSLTPGKSTILFSSYDERWRLHRKIAESSLRHFTAGKQIVFVEVIVSEEADFVSLTSPTFMHSSWAWLRDTSADRNAPGSEKDILDHIVTTSQQQYGLQKLERVGVTENMLLGTVIEFVGAGFDTVSATLEWCIIYMAAYPDVQAVVQRELDSVAGRDRLPTWDYRNRLPLTRSCLLEIQRHATAIPFSIPHCTTSDTVLDDMFIQKDTTVFVNLYFAHFYPTIWDEPESFRPRRFIAADGVNLDSDLTNYVFLFGLGRRRCVGAELAQIEVFLFFSILLHKFSFGSDVGDTINLEPTDGISRRPKEFKF comes from the exons ATGTTTGAGTCGACCTCGGTAACAGATAATGCCAGGCTACTGACCAGAG GTAAACCCCTACCTGGACACCGAGGAGTCCCATTGTTTGGTAGTATGGTATCCCTGGGAAGGGCACCCCTTCACATCACCGCGATGAAAATGGTAAATACGTACGGCAGCGTATTCCAGATTCGCCTCGGCAACCGACCTGTCGTCTTCCTTTACGGCTACAATGCCATCTACAAAGCTCTCGTCAGACAGCCAGTGGTCTTTGCTGGACGTCCAGACCTCTTCTCCCTGAGCCTCTACAACTCGCTGACCCCAGGAAAATCTACAATTTTGTTCAGCTCATATGACGAGCGTTGGCGTCTTCATCGAAAGATCGCCGAGTCCTCCTTGCGCCATTTCACTGCTGGTAAGCAGATAGTGTTCGTCGAGGTGATTGTTTCTGAAGAAGCAG ATTTCGTCTCGCTTACGTCACCAACTTTCATGCATTCATCATGGGCATGGTTAAGAGACACCAGCGCGGACCGGAACGCGCCTGGTTCCGAGAAAGACATCCTCGATCACATCGTAACCACAAGCCAGCAGCAGTACGGGTTGCAAAAACTGGAAAGAGTCGGTGTAACAGAAAACATGCTCCTCGGAACTGTTATCGAATTCGTCGGGGCTGGATTCGACACGGTCTCGGCCACGCTCGAATGGTGCATAATCTACATGGCGGCTTACCCTGATGTCCAGGCTGTAGTTCAGCGCGAGCTCGATTCCGTCGCTGGTCGTGATCGACTCCCAACGTGGGATTACCGTAATCGCCTACCTCTCACCCGGTCGTGTTTGCTCGAAATTCAGCGCCATGCAACTGCTATTCCCTTCTCGATTCCGCACTGCACCACTAGCGACACAGTGCTTGATGATATGTTCATCCAGAAGGACACCACCGTGTTCGTCAACCTCTACTTTGCTCACTTTTACCCTACTATCTGGGACGAACCCGAGTCATTTCGACCACGTCGTTTTATCGCTGCAGATGGGGTGAACCTCGACTCCGACCTGACCAATTATGTG TTCCTTTTTGGTCTCGGTCGCAGACGATGTGTCGGTGCGGAGCTGGCTCAAATTGAGGTCTTCCTATTTTTCTCTATCCTTCTCCACAAGTTCTCCTTCGGCAGTGATGTTGGTGACACTATAAACTTGGAACCAACGGATGGCATCTCAAGGAGGCCAAAGGAGTTCAAATTCTAG